From the Macaca nemestrina isolate mMacNem1 chromosome 7, mMacNem.hap1, whole genome shotgun sequence genome, one window contains:
- the LOC105467376 gene encoding neuroendocrine protein 7B2, whose amino-acid sequence MVSRMVSTMLSGLLFWLASGWTPAFAYSPRTPDRVSETDIQRLLHGVMEQLGIARPRVEYPAHQAMNLVGPQSIEGGAHEGLQHLGPFGNIPNIVAELTGDNIPKDFSEDQGYPDPPNPCPVGKTDDGCLENTPDTAEFSREFQLHQHLFDPEHDYPGLGKWNKKLLYEKMKGGERRKRRSVNPYLQGQRLDNVVAKKSVPHFSDEDKDPE is encoded by the coding sequence ATGGtctccaggatggtctctacCATGCTGTCTGGCTTATTGTTTTGGCTGGCATCGGGATGGACTCCAGCATTTGCCTACAGCCCCCGGACCCCTGACAGGGTCTCAGAAACAGATATCCAGAGGCTGCTTCACGGCGTTATGGAGCAATTGGGCATTGCCAGGCCCCGAGTGGAATATCCAGCTCACCAGGCCATGAATCTTGTGGGCCCCCAGAGCATCGAAGGTGGAGCTCATGAGGGACTTCAGCATTTGGGTCCTTTTGGCAACATCCCCAACATCGTGGCAGAGTTGACTGGAGACAACATTCCCAAGGACTTCAGTGAGGATCAGGGGTACCCAGACCCtccaaatccctgtcctgttGGAAAAACAGATGATGGATGTCTAGAAAACACCCCCGACACCGCAGAGTTCAGTCGAGAGTTCCAGTTGCATCAGCATCTGTTTGATCCGGAACATGACTATCCAGGCTTGGGCAAGTGGAACAAGAAACTCCTTTATGAGAAGatgaagggaggagagagacgAAAGCGGAGGAGTGTCAATCCATATCTACAAGGACAGAGACTGGATAATGTTGTGGCAAAGAAGTCTGtcccccatttttcagatgaggataaGGACCCAGAGTAA